A portion of the Bactrocera neohumeralis isolate Rockhampton chromosome 2, APGP_CSIRO_Bneo_wtdbg2-racon-allhic-juicebox.fasta_v2, whole genome shotgun sequence genome contains these proteins:
- the LOC126755187 gene encoding uncharacterized protein LOC126755187: MLVQKNKMKSTGIYTLLLVIATCILSQNIVGAQQLIAYLSQHGLHGEITFRQANATSVEINAKLETTLQYPDQVWSWGVRQFPVDYTDIDPESRCSVEKLGAQIVNFDEELDFLMLPGNESTTWYRDMTLIGENGIWGKSLVLTEVGSHARICATITTIQMSVEHMAEARFNTPIAGSVHFRWLAPVDGAGGDTLIYSDLYHIQAQPPNDDPSKPMTRHSWKIFVTDIFKNDHHRTEDNCNFLQLVFDPQGYGENKGIGDLDARLGKISVAKNALQTSQRAVYRDDKFVLLPSDLSIPHRTLYLVLFEDQHPDNFLACTQIRHVEPLTYKTFLNSGGIKGEITFTQRSRFDPTFLNFTLESAGKQARFVNRKFAEDVSAFRVHTLPPVPHRKGLPSYCESTGGLYNPRELEKSAIPPPGFGTQDQYPTGDLSGKLQSRNKDYYHNYLLPGASSELSGLYWDTFLPLQGLNSIAHRGMVIFTYNRTNVDNITENPWSCSSITQYLKNGLYQKPMYTAQVLLRYPVVGRVLFRQPIEEPWQDTTVIFEYLIHADGSTQNNTFEHRWAIHSNAPGKDFYDWQNRCLSTGNVFNPHKVQWGNRSLDDYCKPHLPTMCRVGALDTRVGKLTIAGRKKNAEKLSRLMFTDTNLPLSGRHNILGKSLVIYDDFGPVARGERLACSVIIGHFRRKVVAKDWYANGDELTVNGRLEITQQSEYDISNIEVQLKGLKENSGYHIHMTPVEANLEFPCEATTLYGHWNPFDINVKSSPPPKQGTTDQYEMGDLSGKFGTLDELVQYEDAYNDTNLPLFGYNSVIGRSVVIHKKRRNARWACSTLERGYSPSEAREIRAIASFHHPTGYAYGYIKMTQLIHVDGSQSETVIEVKLRHPGKNDRNMTHNHNWQIFVNPVGVDAAVKPTITRCVAGGYVWNPYYTQLADPLNRDLYEQECGPDNPLRCYVGDVGARLGTINLGVERVVLTDSNFPLEGPVGAIGRSIVIFGPEYSSERFACANIEPDHNVFKYVNLQKPPRFVVAQFLEELRSVMGIPEWMLDVDARKTKELHGGACIQMIIHFKGPIAHRLELDMSRLIAAGRLDAPSLFIPGYVNTKRKATISYRTCGVRDPNEKRTKTFYGSFTNRSSHSLPNYILLTILIALSLY, translated from the exons atgttggtacagaaaaacaaaatgaagTCCACTGGCATTTATACATTGCTATTAGTCATCGCTACTTGTATCTTGTCGCAAAATATTG TCGGCGCACAACAGCTAATCGCGTATCTCTCTCAGCATGGCCTCCACGGTGAGATTACCTTCCGTCAAGCGAATGCAACAAGTGTGGAGATCAACGCCAAATTAGAGACCACGCTACAATATCCGGATCAGGTGTGGAGTTGGGGCGTCAGACAGTTTCCTGTAGATTATACTGATATTGATCCAGAGTCGCGTTGTAGTGTGGAGAAATTGGGCGCACAAATAGTGAATTTCGACGAAGAGCTTGACTTTCTGATGTTGCCCGGCAATGAGTCCACCACCTGGTATCGTGATATGACTTTAATAG GTGAAAATGGTATTTGGGGCAAATCTCTCGTTCTAACCGAAGTCGGTTCGCATGCGCGCATTTGTGCCACCATCACCACCATTCAGATGTCAGTGGAGCATATGGCAGAGGCACGTTTTAACACACCCATTGCGGGCTCTGTGCATTTTCGTTGGTTGGCGCCAGTAGATGGTGCAGGCGGTGACACACTGATCTACTCGGATCTCTATCACATACAAGCACAACCGCCTAACGATGATCCCAGCAAACCTATGACACGTCATAGTTGGAAAATTTTCGTCACCGACATATTCAAAAATGATCATCATCGCACTGAAGATAATTGCAATTTCTTGCAATTGGTATTCGATCCACAAGGTTATGGCGAGAACAAGGGTATAGGTGATCTGGACGCTAGATTGGGCAAGATAAGTGTGGCGAAGAATGCTTTACAAACGTCACAACGCGCAGTTTATAGAGATGATAAATTTGTGTTGTTGCCCTCAGATTTATCTATACCGCATCGCACGCTCTACCTGGTGTTATTCGAGGATCAACATCCGGATaactttctggcatgtacacaaatTCGCCATGTGGAACCACTGACATACAA AACCTTCTTGAACTCTGGTGGTATTAAGGGTGAAATAACGTTTACACAACGCTCTCGCTTTGATCCGACTTTTCTGAATTTCACGCTCGAATCGGCTGGCAAACAGGCACGTTTTGTTAATCGCAAATTTGCCGAAGACGTCTCCGCATTTCGTGTACATACCCTACCTCCGGTGCCACATCGCAAAGGTCTACCAAGTTACTGTGAATCCACTGGTGGCCTATATAATCCACGCGAACTGGAAAAATCTGCCATACCACCACCAGGTTTCGGCACACAAGATCAATATCCCACTGGAGATTTGAGCGGAAAATTACAAAGTCGCAATAAGGATTACTATCATAACTATTTACTGCCAGGTGCTAGTTCAGAACTTAGCGGTCTGTACTGGGACACATTTTTACCATTACAAGGACTTAATAGTATCGCACACCGCGGTATGGTCATCTTCACTTATAATCGCACAAATGTTGACAACATTACTGAAAATCCATGGAGCTGTTCGTCTATAACACAATACCTTAAGAATGGGCTGTATCAGAAACCGATGTATACAGCGCAGGTGCTACTCCGCTATCCGGTGGTGGGACGCGTACTCTTTCGTCAGCCAATTGAAGAGCCTTGGCAAGACACCACCGTCATATTTGAATACTTAATACATGCCGATGGTTCCACACAAAACAATACATTCGAACATCGTTGGGCCATACATAGTAATGCGCCGGGCAAAGATTTTTACGACTGGCAGAATCGCTGTCTTTCCACCGGTAATGTTTTCAATCCACACAAAGTACAGTGGGGCAATCGTTCGCTCGATGACTATTGTAAACCACATTTGCCGACAATGTGTCGTGTGGGAGCTTTGGATACACGCGTGGGCAAGCTAACCATAGCGGGTAGAAAGAAAAATGCCGAGAAGCTGAGTCGTCTCATGTTTACGGATACGAATTTGCCCTTATCGGGTAGACATAATATATTGGGAAAGTCATTAGTAATCTACGATGATTTCGGGCCAGTAGCGCGCGGCGAACGTCTGGCATGTTCTGT CATTATAGGACACTTTCGACGCAAAGTAGTGGCCAAAGACTGGTATGCCAATGGAGATGAATTGACCGTTAATGGGCGCTTGGAAATCACACAGCAATCGGAATACGATATTAGCAACATCGAGGTGCAGTTGAAGGGGTTAAAGGAGAACAGCGGCTATCACATACACATG ACACCAGTTGAAGCGAATCTTGAATTTCCTTGTGAAGCCACCACACTCTATGGTCACTGGAACCCCTTCGATATAAATGTCAAATCATCCCCGCCACCCAAGCAAGGCACAACCGATCAGTATGAAATGGGCGATCTGAGTGGCAAATTCGGCACACTCGATGAGCTTGTGCAGTACGAAGACGCCTATAATGACACAAATTTACCGCTTTTCGGTTACAACAGCGTGATCGGTCGTTCGGTGGTAATACATAAAAAGCGTCGAAATGCACGTTGGGCCTGTAGTACGCTGGAGCGCGGTTACAGCCCCAGCGAGGCGCGTGAGATACGTGCAATAGCTTCGTTTCATCATCCGACCGGCTATGCTTATGGTTATATCAAAATGACACAACTAATACATGTGGACGGTAGTCAATCGGAAACTGTTATCGAGGTGAAATTAAGGCATCCGGGCAAAAACGATCGGAATATG aCCCACAATCACAACTGGCAAATATTTGTGAATCCTGTCGGTGTGGATGCTGCAGTCAAACCCACCATAACACGTTGTGTTGCCGGCGGTTATGTGTGGAACCCATATTATACCCAACTAGCAGATCCGTTAAAT CGTGATTTGTACGAGCAGGAATGTGGTCCCGATAATCCATTACGTTGCTATGTAGGCGATGTTGGCGCGCGACTTGGCACAATAA ACCTCGGCGTGGAGCGTGTTGTCCTCACAGACTCTAACTTTCCGCTTGAAGGACCTGTGGGTGCTATCGGTCGTTCAATAGTCATCTTTGGCCCTGAATACTCTTCGGAACGTTTCGCCTGCGCTAATATTGAACCGGAtcataatgtttttaaatatgttaatttacagaaaccACCGAGATTTGTTGT CGCACAATTTTTGGAAGAACTACGCTCGGTGATGGGTATTCCAGAATGGATGTTGGATGTGGACGCGCGTAAAACGAAGGAGTTGCATGGAGGCGCCTGCATTCAAATGATCATACACTTTAAGGGACCGATTGCTCATCGCTTGGAATTG GATATGTCACGCCTAATTGCTGCTGGTCGTTTAGATGCGCCTAGTCTGTTCATTCCCGGTTATGTGAACACCAAAAGAAAAGCCACCATTTCGTATAGAACTTGTGGTGTGCGGGATCCAAATGAGAAAC
- the LOC126755073 gene encoding myosin regulatory light chain 2, protein MADEKKKVKKKKTKEEGGTSETASEAASEAATPAPAATPAPASTTGSKRASGGSRGSKKSKRAGSSVFSVFSQKQIAEFKEAFQLMDADKDGIIGKNDLRAAFDSVGKIAADKELDQMLGEASGPINFTQLLTLFANRMASSGANDEDDVVIAAFKTFDVDGLIDGDKFRETLMNFGDKFSAKECDDAWDQMVIDDKNQIDTAALIEMLTGKGEEEEEEAAA, encoded by the exons ATG GCCGAtgagaagaagaaggttaagaagaagaagaccaaGGAAGAGGGAGGTACTTCTGAAACCGCTTCTGAAGCCGCATCTGAGGCCGCAACCCCAGCACCAGCTGCCACTCCAGCTCCAGCTTCAACCACTGGATCGAAGAGAGCGTCAGGTGGCTCACGTGGCTCAAAGAAATCGAAGCGCGCTGGCTCCAGCGTGTTCTCCGTTTTCTCGCAGAAACAGATTGCCGAATTCAAGGAA GCTTTCCAACTAATGGATGCCGACAAGGATGGCATCATTGGCAAGAACGATCTGCGCGCCGCTTTCGATTCCGTTGGCAAAATCGCCGCCGACAAGGAATTAGACCAGATGTTGGGTGAGGCCTCCGGCCCCATCAACTTCACACAATTGTTGACCTTGTTCGCCAACCGTATGGCATCATCCGGTGCCAACGATGAAGATGATGTTGTCATTGCCGCTTTCAAAACATTCGATGTCGATGGTCTCATTGATGGTGATAAATTCCGTGAAACACTCATGAACTTCGGTGACAAATTCTCCGCCAAGGAGTGTGACGATGCCTGGGATCAGATGGTCATTGACGATAAGAATCAAATCGATACCGCCGCCCTTATTGAGATGCTCACCGGCAAGGGTGAGGAAGAGGAGGAGGAAGCCGCCGCTTAA
- the LOC126761659 gene encoding uncharacterized protein LOC126761659, protein MVNAIENVFYTLRNILIRITLGPISFVFLELSKFVLVLALAFWITVGIFMMWESIMPEAASRLSAAAAAVVANSSGLMPSDEDKDNAKESGSYPFVVDLPKTESLSLEKHIIEEALLQKVTSEGKSPSIVASGLPAVKGVTLEAKDEIENEISKSEVPAVKSITEEAKDNIKIEISKAEVASAEAVVSKQPSTAMGSEAGDSGKLIE, encoded by the exons ATGGTGAACGCAATAGAAAATGTGTTCTACACCTTAAGGAATATTCTCATTAGAATAACACTGGGTCCGATATCTTTCGTATTTCTTGAACTTTCAAAATTTGTGCTAGTGCTAGCGTTGGCCTTCTGGATAACGGTTGGCATTTTTATGATG tggGAGAGCATAATGCCTGAAGCGGCAAGTCGCCTCTCGGCGGCAGCCGCCGCTGTTGTCGCCAATTCAAGTGGTCTTATGCCCAGTGACGAAGATAAGGATAATGCTAAAGAGTCGGGAAGTTATCCCTTTGTTGTAGATTTGCCAAAGACTGAATCGTTGTCTCTGGAGAAACATATTATAGAAGAAGCATTGCTCCAAAAAGTGACGTCAGAAGGAAAAAGTCCGAGTATAGTGGCGAGTGGACTTCCAGCCGTTAAGGGCGTTACATTAGAAGCTAAAGATGAAATTGAGAATGAGATTAGCAAGTCTGAAGTTCCAGCCGTTAAGAGCATTACAGAGGAAGCTAAAGATaacattaaaattgaaattagcaAAGCTGAAGTGGCGTCTGCAGAAGCTGTTGTCTCCAAACAACCTTCCACAGCAATGGGAAGTGAAGCTGGTGATTCTGGTAAACTGATTGAATGA
- the LOC126762586 gene encoding pyridoxal phosphate homeostasis protein, with the protein MIRAMSDVNVKAGIECILKRIDAALARRPPHIKAPKPQLVAVSKTKPVEMIIEAYEAGQRHFGENYVQELVEKAQHPEILKHCQDIKWHFIGHLQNNKINKVLKLPNLYMIQTVDNEKLANGLNTAWEKFQGDNKQPLSVLIQINTSGEEAKNGVPPSEAPALYKHIKENLKHLQLEGVMTIGAFGFDYSTGPNPDFVSLISVHKQICEENNLDPEGVQVSMGMSDDFEHAIEAGSTIVRVGSAIFGFRAKKNA; encoded by the exons ATGATACGCGCAATGTCGGATGTGAATGTCAAAGCGGGCATAGAATGCATTTTAAAGCGCATCGATGCGGCCCTTGCACGCCGGCCACCG cATATTAAAGCACCAAAACCACAGCTTGTGGCGGTTAGTAAAACAAAGCCGGTGGAAATGATTATCGAAGCCTATGAAGCTGGCCAACGGCATTTCGGTGAAAACTACGTGCAGGAGCTGGTGGAAAAAGCGCAACACCCTGAAATTCTGAAACATTGTCAGGATATTAAATGGCATTTTATTGGTCatctacaaaataataaaatcaataag gtgCTGAAGCTGCCCAATTTATATATGATTCAAACCGTTGACAACGAAAAATTAGCAAATGGACTAAACACCGCTTGGGAAAAATTCCAAGGTGACAATAAACAGCCACTTTCAGTTTTAATACAAATCAACACTAGTGGCGAAGAAG ccAAGAATGGCGTGCCACCAAGCGAAGCGCCAGCActgtacaaacatataaaagaaaatctaaaaCACCTGCAATTAGAAGGAGTTATGACAATTGGCGCATTTGGCTTTGATTATTCAACTGGACCGAATCCCGACTTCGTGTCACTCATAAGTGTGCACAAACAAATCTGTGAAGAGAATAATCTGGACCCAGAGGGTGTACAAGTGTCCATGGGCATGTCTGATGACTTTGAACATGCG ATTGAGGCGGGCAGCACTATTGTGCGTGTTGGAAGCGCAATtttcggttttcgtgcgaaaaagAATGCTTAA